One region of Limnospira fusiformis SAG 85.79 genomic DNA includes:
- a CDS encoding peptidoglycan-binding domain-containing protein: MVDWRNYTNRELRFVLYGLGYGVPVNNDSPTDAIAQQGIRAFQHDRNLVVDGIVGDKTQAEMAAIVSSLHNHLNIVVRPNPPLPGNQFYGPKTTAAVKDFQKRYDLPVTGVADTYVRDKLEDTAYWWENRPQPDPVKPIYLPKDFAETIKGLGYANISSFQRDYDIPQTGTANPETQEILAKIVRNLQHNLNLIFQPRPLIPYSEIYDHRTEEYVGKFQQQLGLPITKTADLSLRKRLDRWARNKWLLGSVSY; encoded by the coding sequence ATGGTAGATTGGCGCAACTATACGAACCGAGAACTACGTTTTGTTCTTTATGGCTTGGGCTATGGTGTCCCAGTCAATAATGATTCTCCCACAGATGCGATCGCTCAACAAGGCATTCGCGCCTTCCAACACGATCGCAATTTGGTTGTTGATGGAATTGTCGGAGACAAGACCCAAGCCGAGATGGCTGCCATTGTCAGTAGTCTGCATAATCATCTTAATATTGTAGTGCGGCCGAATCCTCCCTTACCCGGAAATCAGTTTTATGGTCCGAAAACTACCGCCGCCGTTAAGGATTTTCAGAAAAGGTATGATTTACCCGTAACTGGGGTGGCTGATACCTATGTCCGCGATAAGTTAGAGGATACAGCCTATTGGTGGGAAAATCGACCCCAACCAGATCCAGTTAAGCCTATTTATTTACCTAAAGATTTTGCCGAGACAATTAAAGGCTTAGGATATGCTAATATTTCGTCATTTCAGCGAGATTATGATATACCTCAAACCGGGACAGCTAACCCAGAAACCCAGGAAATTTTAGCGAAAATTGTTCGGAATCTTCAGCACAACTTAAACTTAATCTTCCAACCTCGTCCTCTGATTCCTTACAGCGAGATTTATGATCATCGGACTGAGGAATATGTGGGTAAGTTTCAGCAGCAGTTAGGATTACCCATAACTAAAACTGCTGATTTGTCACTGCGTAAGCGTTTGGATCGTTGGGCGAGAAATAAGTGGCTGTTAGGATCAGTCAGTTATTAA
- a CDS encoding LapA family protein: MTETLEVFCKLPPTAPGIFLPFCCYTATQITMKALFPFTTNLILAVAIAAVAILSVQNATPVSLQFMIFESINIPVGVVLAFSLAIGLIAGAIGIFIYHQR, translated from the coding sequence GTGACTGAAACCCTGGAAGTCTTCTGCAAACTTCCACCGACCGCCCCCGGAATATTTCTGCCTTTTTGTTGCTATACTGCTACCCAAATTACCATGAAAGCACTATTTCCCTTCACGACCAACCTCATTCTCGCAGTGGCGATCGCCGCCGTTGCTATATTATCGGTCCAAAATGCCACCCCGGTTTCCCTACAGTTTATGATATTCGAGTCAATTAACATACCTGTAGGGGTAGTTTTGGCCTTCAGCTTGGCGATCGGCTTAATTGCTGGTGCGATCGGTATATTTATCTATCATCAAAGGTAA